Below is a window of Virgibacillus sp. NKC19-3 DNA.
GATCCCGCCCGATTTCAACAATTTCTTACAAGTAGTGAAAACGCTGTTGGGGATTTTTTAAAGGGAATGACAGAATCAGACATTGCTCTTTTACTAAAAGGTGTCAAAGAAAATAGACAAGCACTGCAGGCAGTGGGGCAACATGCGAATGTAGATATTGAAACCCCATTATTGCGGACATTATGTGATTTAGCGGAAGGTTATGGTGGTGCCGGTAAGCCCTCAGGAGCTGGCGGTGGTGATTGCGGTATTGCGTTTATGCCTTCACAGGAGAAGGCTAAAGCATTAATGCAAGCGTGGGAGCAAGCAGGAATTAAGCCGCTAGCTATTCAACCATACGAATACGGGGCTATAGAAGCTAAGCGCGATGAAAGCAGGTAGGAAAGCCTGCTTTTTCTAATGCATATATATACACTGAAATGTCGAGTTGAGTCATTGGGTCTTTTTTGGCTACAATAAGAAAGAGGGAGGTTGGAACCATGCAAGATAATATGTCAGTGATTGGCGTGCCAATGGATTTGGGCCAAAGTCGCCGCGGGGTAGACATGGGACCAAGTGCTTTGCGTTACGCTGGTGCAATTGAAAAACTGCAGGAACTAAAAAATGATATCCATGATTTAGGAGATATAACAATAGCTCGCCCGGATACGGCGAAAGCAATGGAAGAGAGTAATTTGAAAAATTTAAAGCAAGTCATACAAGCAAATGAAGAGCTTGCTTCCACTGTTGATAAGGAAATAGAGAAAAATCGTTTCCCGGTAATTTTTGGTGGAGACCATAGTATTGCGATTGGCAGTTTAGCTGGAATAGCCAAGCATTATGAGAATTTAGGTGTGATTTGGTATGATGCGCATGGTGATTTGAATTCAAGTGAAACATCCCCATCGGGTAATATTCACGGGATGCCACTAGCGGCTAGTTTAGGGATTGGCCATGAGAAACTAACGAATATACTCGGATATACACCTAAAATAAAACCGGAAAACATTGTTATTGTTGGGGCTCGATCCCTTGATCCCGGAGAAAAGGAATTGATCCGTGAAAAGGGAATTAATGTATACTCCATGCATGAAATTGATCGGATAGGCATGTCTAACGTCATGAAAGAAACGATCGACTATCTCAAGGAAAGAACAGACGGAATTCATTTAAGCCTTGACCTTGATGGGCTGGATCCATCTGAAGCGCCTGGTGTAGGTACTCCCGTAATTGGCGGGCTTACATATCGTGAGAGCCATTTGGCGATGGAAATGATAGCAGAGGCAGATATCTTAACATCTACCGAAATTGTTGAAGTAAACCCCATTTTAGATGAAAAAAATAAAACAGCGGAAGTAGCAGTTGGTCTAATGGGCTCCCTCTTTGGCGAAAAACTGAAATAAGTAAACAAAAGCGTCAGCGTATATCCATTTTATAAATTCGTAGCACATGAAAAAAGACATTAAACCTCTAAGTATGGAGAAATTTGATGTCTTTTTTTACCCTATTTTTATTTTTCTTTTTGTCCAATCTTAAGAAGTCTTTTAGTGTGCGTAATTTTGGTAATCGTTGATAAGATTGTCCAGCTTTTCACTGGTCGCAATAACCGTCTCGGAAGTTAATTCATGCGATTGAGTTAATAAAATCATTTCGTGCCGACATTCCTCAATTTTTTCTAATAACTGAACTTTTTCCACAAAACTATCCTCCTTTCCAGTATAATATATTATAAAAGTACCCAGGAAAAAGCAAGCCTAAACGCATAAAAATAATTAAATTTCTAATGAAACCTTTACATGTCATCATTCGTAACATAAATACCGCATCGTTAGCGGAGGTAGAAGTATGGAGCAAGTTATTAGAGATAAAATAAGACAGGTAAAGAAAGGGGATCAATCTGCTTTTGAAGATGTGATCGCCTTCTATCAGGATAAAATTTATCGACATTGCTTTCGAATGATTGGCAATGCACACGAAGCGGAGGATATTGCACAGGAAGCCTTCATTCGGGCTTATATAAATATCCATTCGTTTGATGACCGTAGAAAATTTTCGACATGGCTCTATCGGATTGCTACAAATGTCACGATTGATCATATTCGAAAACGAAAACCGGATTATTTTCTTGATGATAAGATCAAAGGGACAGAAGGGTTGGATATGTATTCCCGACTTATCAGTAACACACCATCTCCGGGAGAAGAGGCGGAAAGTCGGGAATTGCAGCGCTACATTCACCAAGAGATTACAAGACTTCCGCCGAAATATCGGAGTATCATTATTTTGCGTTATATAGAAGAGTTTTCTCTCCAAGAGATTAGTAATACCATGGATATTCCACTCGGAACGGTCAAAACGCGTATTCATCGTGCAAGGGAAGCTTTACGGAAGAAATTGCGTTATGTGTAAAGGAGTGTGGTTCATATGAATTGCCATGATAAGGCACACAGACTTATCCATACATATTTAGATGGAGATTTAAGCAAAGCGGAAGAGAAAATACTCAGCTCCCATTTAGAAGAATGCGAAGCTTGCCAGCGGCATTTATATGAACTAAAACGAACAATCACACTTCTTCCCAGTACAGAGCAAGTGTCAGCACCAGCGGATTTCACAAAGAATGTCATGCAAAAATTACCCGCTGAAAAGAAACGTGTGACATATCTGCGCATGTGGAAGGCACATCCACTGGTTGTCTCAGCAGCGCTCCTGTTTATTTTTATGATTAGTGGTGTGTTTGCAACATGGCATCAAGATAGTGAGCTAGTTGTCTCCAAACAGGAGGGTTTAATGATCGAAGAGAATACCGTTATTGTTCCTGCAGATGTAACGGTCTCCGGGGACGTATATGTTAAAAATGGCGATTTAAGGATTGATGGAAGCGTAGATGGAAATGTTACATTGATTAATGGTCGATTAATTGAGGATGAACCGAGGCAAGGAGAACCGTTAATGGCCTCTGTTGGTGAGGTTAGTGGCGAATTAAAGCAGATTGATCAATTTTTTGATTGGATATGGTATCAGGTGGAATATGTATTTCAAAATGTGTTTCGTTTTTAAATAAAGAAGCGAAAGAGCCGTCCCTCTATTTCCTTGATTTTTTGATTAATTTATTCATGTCGGATGCAAAATTATGTTATAATAAGTAAGCTTGCTGATTTTATGTACAGAGGGATGTGTGAACATGCTTGATGGGGGACTCAATCTTTTAAATCTGCTAAGAATAGGCGTAGATATAGCTCTCGTCTGGTATGTATTATATAAACTGCTTATGTTGATAAGAGGCACAAAGGCGATTCAGCTTTTAAAAGGGATCGTGGTTGTGCTAGCAGTCAGAATGGTAAGTATTTTATTTAACTTACAAACAATAGAATGGCTGACAGAACAAGCTATTCTATGGGGATTTCTCCTGATTGCCATTTTATTCCAACCGGAATTACGACGGGCATTGGAGCAAATTGGAAGGGGAAATATCTTTGCAAGAAGTGCCAGATCTGAAGAGGAATTAATCGAACAAAATATAGAAGCAATTATACAATCATGTAAATATATGGCAAAAAGACGTATTGGCGCATTAATTACCATTGAGCGTGAAACAGGAATGGGAGATTATGCAGAAACAGGTATACCGATAAATGGAAGGTTAACCCATCAGCTGCTTACAAATATTTTCACACCAAATACGCCACTTCATGATGGTGCTGTCATTATAAAAAGGGAAAATATTGTGGCTGCGGCCTGTTATCTGCCATTATCAGAAAGTCCCTATATATCAAAGGAACTGGGAACGAGGCACAGAGCAGCAATGGGTGTTAGTGAAGTGACAGATTCGCTTACGATTGTTGTATCTGAAGAAACCGGTGATATCTCCTGTACACGTAACGGAGAATTACGTCGAGAACTTGACCTGGAAGATCTTCGTAAAATTTTAAACGAAAATTTATCATTACATTTTAAAACCCCTGAAAGAAAGTCTTGGAAACGAAAGGGGAAAAAGAATGGATAAGTGGTTTGAAAGTAAATGGTTCGTCCGGATTATAGCCTTGGCTTTTGCCATATTACTATATGTGACGGTCAGTATAGAAACAGATACGGGGGATGAGGAGAATACCCTTCTCCCGGAGGCATCTCAAGAGACACGTACACTGGAAAATGTTCCGGTAGATGTGCGTATGGATGAAGAAAATTATGTCGTAAGTGGTGTTCCGGAGTATGTCGATGTCACATTGGAAGGTGTTACCAGAATATTGACGCCAGTAGAAAGACAACACAATTTTGATACGTTTGTTAACTTGGAAGGGCTCGAAGAAGGAACGCATGAAGTGGAGATTCAATATGAGGATATACCACCTGAATTGTCCGTATACATCGAACCCAAAACAACCGAGGTGACGATAGAAGAACGAGCTACAGAGGAATTCCCGGTAACTGTGGATTTTATTAATAGTGATCAACTTGCAGAAGGCTTTGAACTCGGTGATTATGAAGTAGAACCGGCGTCGGTATCTATTACTAGTTCAAGAAGTGTCATTGACCAAATAGGAATGGTGAAAGTATTTGTGAATGTATCCGGATTAGATCAATCCATTAACAATCGTGAAGTACCCGTTAATGTATATGATAGTCAAGGAAACGAACTGAATGTCCGGGTGGAACCTGAAAATGCTGTTGTATCTGCAGATATAACTAATCCAAGCGAAACCGTATCAATCAATGTCTCAACAACCGGGGAGTTGCCAGATGGGTATGCTTTAGAGTCACTAGATGCTAATATGGACGAGGTAGAAATTTTCGCTACGACAGATGTCTTGGATGAAATTGAAAGTGTTTCTACAGAGGATATAGATTTATCAGAAATCACAGAGTCACAAACAATTGATGCAAGCTTGTCATTGCCGGAAGGGGCGGTATCAGAAACAGAGTCGGTAGAAGTCGATGTTGAGGTGGATCAGGCGCAATCCATCGAAGATGTTCCTATTGAGATAGAAGGCTTGCAGGATGGACAAGACGCTACCTTTGTAGAACCGGACAACCCGGAAATGGATATAAGAATTCCAAGTAGTGAAGCGGATGGAAATGAATGGACTGCAGAAGACTTTGATCTATCCGTTGATGTAAGTGATTTGGAAGCAGGTGAGCATACCGTTCCTGTAACGATTGAAGGCCCGGATGATCTTCCAATTACAGGAGAATTTGAAGAAGTAACCGTTGAAATTACGTAAGGGATACCTGAAAAGATTTACACAGAAAGTTAATAAACATCGCTCTCACTAGGTCGAATTAGATATAAAGGAGAGGTAAAGCAATGGGAAAATATTTTGGAACAGATGGTGTAAGAGGGGTTGCAAATAAGGGACTCACACCGGAATTGGCATTTAAATTAGGACGTTTTGGCGGCTATATTTTAACCAGGGAAACAGAAAAGCCAAAAATCATCATCGGGCGCGATACACGAATTTCCGGATACATGTTGGAAGGTGCGCTTTTAGCCGGGCTGCTATCCATTGGTGCAGAGGTCATGCGTGTTGGCGTTATTTCAACGCCTGGCGTTGCCTATTTAACAAAAGCAACAAGTTCACAGGCTGGCATTATGATCTCGGCATCTCATAATCCAGTTGAAGATAATGGTATTAAATTTTTCGGCTCGGACGGTTTTAAGTTATCCGACGATCAGGAAAATGAAATTGAACGTCTTATGGACAGGGATGATGACCTCCCACGCCCTGTTGGCGCAGATATTGGTGTCGTTAATGACTATTTTGAAGGCGGTCAAAAATATCTCTCCTTCTTGAAGGATACGGTCGATAATGATTTCGATGGCTTGCGTATTGCGCTGGATTGTGCACATGGTTCAACATCTACCTTGGCGACGCATTTATTCGCCGATCTGGAGGCCGATATTGTCTCGATCGGTTCCACGCCGGATGGGTTAAATATAAATGATCATGTAGGATCAACACATCCAGAGAAACTGCAAGAATTTGTAAGAGAAAAAGAAGCTGACATCGGACTGGCTTTCGATGGTGATGGAGACCGTTTAATCGCTGTTGATGAAAAAGGAAATATCGTTGATGGCGACCAGATCATGTATATTTGTGCAACATACATGAATGAAAAGGGTATCCTAAAATATAATACGGTCGTATCGACAGTAATGAGCAATATCGGCTTTTATAAAGCGCTGGAGAAACAAGGCGTGCACAGTGACAAAACGTCCGTAGGTGACCGATATGTCATGGAAGAAATGCGAAAAGGCGGCTACAATCTCGGCGGCGAACAATCCGGGCATATTATTTTCTTGGATTATGTAACAACAGGCGACGGGATGTTATCCGCCATTCAACTTGTGAATGTCATGAAAGAAACAGGCAAGACCTTATCCGAACTTGCAGGGGCAATGCGTATTTTCCCACAGGTACTGAAAAATGTAAAAGTGGTGGATAAACATGAAGCACTGACAAATGATCACATTAACCGCGAAATCGAAGCAGTTGAAAAAGAATTGGGTGATGAGGGGCGTGTACTGGTTCGACCGTCTGGAACAGAGCCACTTGTCCGTGTCATGGTAGAAGCACCCACGAAGGAAGACTGCGAAATGTATGTAGAACGCGTGGCGAAAGTGATAGATGATTTGTTGGGAATGAGGGAATAAATGATGGTCTACAAGCCGCTCTCTGGGATGAGGGCGGTTTTTTTCGAATCAAAAATAAATGATTGGAGGTTCGACAATGATTACAATTCTAACCGTTGATGATGATCCACATGTTCGTGAACTATTACGGTTTTACCTGCAAAAAGAAGGCTACAAAACAATGGAAGCTTCAGATGGAGAAGAGGCATTGCAACTTCTAGAAGCGCATAGTGTGCAGTTAGCTATTGTTGATATTATGATGCCGAATGTAGATGGTTACACACTTTGCAGGGACATTCGGACGTACTATGATATTCCGGTTCTGATGGTAACAGCTAAAGGAGAAATCACTGATAAGGAAAAAGCTTATACAGCGGGTACAGATGATTATATTGTGAAACCTTTTGAGCCGAAAGAAGTGCTATTTCGCGTCAAGGCATTACTCCGGAGATTTCAAAGGCTTCATGAGGAGATTATTCACATTGGAAGCACCACCGTTAATCGAAAAAGCTATGAAGTGAAATCCAATGGTACATTAATGATTCTTCCACTAAAGGAATTCGAGCTTCTCGCGCAGTTAGCGAACTACCCGAATCGAATATTTACACGAGAGCAATTAATTGAACTTGTGTGGGGAAATGATTTTGAAGGAAATGATCGCACGGTAGATGTACATATTAAGCGACTTCGCGAACGGTTTGCAGAAAATATGGATTTTACCATAACAACTGTTAGAGGATTGGGATATAAAATGGAGGTACCTGATTAGTTCATCTTCTGTTCATATTATTTCGATATTATGAGAAAACGGAAATGAAAAATGGGAGGATCTATCCGATGCGAACCTTATATGTGCGAATCATTGTAACTACGATGGCGATTATGATTGCAAGTGCGATTATTGCTTTCGTAGGTACAAATATTTATTATCAACATTACCTAAAGCCGGAAAATGATCAAAAGGTTACCCATATTGCGGAAAATATAGTAGCGATATACGAAGAAAACAACCAACAAATCGTACCCTACTTAACAGCGATGACGGATTTAGGTTATAAATTTTATTTAGTTAATGAAAATGGAACAGCGCAGTCATTTGGGGACCCTTTTGAATCAGAGGAAATAGATCACGCTCATATAGAGGCTGTTTTGCATGGCGATATTTATCATGGTATTGCGAACTATCCATGGCGCCCATTTATTACTGGATTTTTTGATAATGAACTGTCCAATACAATTGGGGTTCCGATAGCGGTCGAAGGGGTGAACCATGCCTTATTTATACGTCCCGATTCGGTACAACAATTTGGTGAAATGCGTATATTCTTAGCTGTGATGCTTGTACTCACATTGCTTTTCAGCTTTTTATTCGTGTTAATAAGCTCCCGGATTATTGTTAACCCTATTAAAAAATTGACAGAAGCCACGAAAAAGATTGCAACCGGTAATTATCGTATGAAACTTGATGTGAACAGACGTGATGAAATTGGAAAGCTTGCAAATGATTTTAGGCAAATGAGCGATAACCTTGAGCGAACAGAGGAAAAGCGGCAGGAGTTTGTTTCCAACGTCTCCCACGAAATTCAATCCCCGCTTACGTCGATTCAAGGATTTTCACAGGCATTACACGAAAAAGATCTGTCTGAAGAAGAAAACGTGCGCTATTTAGATATCATTGAAAAGGAAAGCAAGCGATTATCTGTGCTAAGTAAACAATTACTGACACTTTCCTTTTTAGATAGTGAAATGGAAAGTAACGAGATGCAGCCTCTTGATGTAGCGGAGCAATTAAAGGAAGTGGCCTCAGCTACGCAGTGGCAGTGGCGGGAAAAGGAAATTGCCATTGAAATGAATGTAGCCCCCACAACTGTTACCGGTGATCAAAAGTTGCTTCAGCAGGTTTGGATGAACATCGTAACAAATGCCATTCGCTACACGAATTCTGGAGGTACCGTCACACTTCATACAATAGATGATAAAAATGTGGTACATGTAATCATTGGGGATACAGGAATTGGTATTGCAGAAGAGGATATCCCACAACTTTTTGATCGCTTTTATAAAGTGGATAAAGCAAGAACACGAACGGAAAATAGCACCGGTTTAGGTTTAGCAATTGCGAAGAAAATAATCGACCTGCATGATGGAACCATTCGAATTGACAGTGAAATTGGTAAGGGTTCGACATTTACGGTGAGCCTTCCGAAACCGTAATTCACCGTTCATCTTCTATTCATATTCCATTGGTATGTTTAACGTATGGAAAGGATAGGAGTGAATTGATATGTTTCTTGCCATACGAGAATTAATGCATGCTAAGGTCCGTTATATATTAATTGGATTGATAATGGTACTGATCGCATGTCTGATCTTTATCATTTCGGGTCTTGCACAGGGGCTGTCGGCGGATAATGCATCTGCCATCCAGCATCTTAATGCAGATTATCTACTTATTGACCCGGATGCAGAGTTGGATATGACAACGTCTTTTATCCCTCAAGAAGAAAAGGAAGACATTGCTCAATGGAACGGGGTGGAGGAAGCGAGTTCCTTATCCATCCGTATGATGAATGTATCCGTAAATGATTCCGATCAAAATGCGGATGTCGCTTTATTTGTCACGGAAGCAGGTGGAATGCTTATGCCTCCTCTTAGTGAAGGCAGAGCAATCAACGATGAACATGAAGTCGTTGTGGATGATTCGTTAAAGCAGGAAGGTGTCGAAATTGGTGATACCCTAGGCTTTGGTGAAAATAGTGAACGGACGATTGTCGGTTTTGTAGAGAATCAACGATATAGCCATACATCTGTCGTCTTTGCTCATGGCGGGCAAGCGGAAAATATCAACGCCATCGCCATTCAGGGACAAGAAGCAAATATAGAAGCGCTGCAAGATTCGTTTGACGTGGTAACGAAAGAAGAGGCGTTACAAGGGATCCCGAGCTATTCCCAGGAACAAGGCTCTCTGAATATGATGATTATGTTCCTATATGTTATAGCAGCTTTTGTCCTAGCAGCCTTTTTCTATGTCATTACACTGCAAAAGCGAGATCAATTTGGCGTATTAAAAGCACTGGGAGCAAGAACGGCGTATCTGGTGAAAAATTTAATCAGCCAGGTTGTACTGATTTCTATCCTATGTATTATCATAGCAGTCGGCCTAACATTAGGTGTAGCCGCTTTGTTGCCAGCAGATATGCCATTTCAGCTAACGGCAGGTGGCATGTTGCAAACCGCTTTATTGATTTTATTGGTATCTATCATTGGTGCGATCATTTCGCTCGTCCAAGTTGTTAAAATCGATCCGATTGAAGCCATAGAGGGGGCAGGAAAATGACACTGATAATGGAAAGTGTATCAAAAATATACAAAGACGGGCCGAAGGAATTTCGAGCGCTGGACAACGTTTCACTGGAAGTAAACCGAGGAGAATTCATCGCTATTATTGGTCCATCAGGTTCTGGTAAAAGTACGATGTTGTCAACTGCGGGAGCACTTTTATCACCAAGTAGCGGGAGAATTTTCCTCGACGGGGAAAACACAGCAAATTTATCATCAAAACAAATAACCAACCGCAGACTGGAGAAAATCGGCTTTGTTTTTCAAGCAGCACATTTAATTCCCTATTTAAAGGTAAAAGATCAGTTAAAAGTCATTAACGTCATAGCAAGAAATAAACAAGGTGAAAGAGGAAAGGAACTATTAGAACACTTCGGATTAACACATCGAACCATGAATTATCCAAGTGAATTATCAGGCGGAGAACGTCAACGTGTAGCTATTGCCCGCGCGCTAGTGAATGACCCGAAACTAATCCTGGCGGACGAACCGACCGCAAGCCTGGACTCCAAACGGGGACGCCAAGTTGTAGAAATGCTAGCTAATGAAATCAAAACACGCGGTAAAGCAGGGATTATGGTGACACATGATGAACGCGTGCTGGACTTATGCGATCGGGTTATTACGATTCGTGATGGTAGGTTGGAAGAATAGATATTCATTACGTGAGCTTAGGGGAATAGCCTCTGAGCTCACTTTTGTAAATGGCGTAAACGCTGCTACCTAGATGTACAACATACCTAAGATGGCATGATCGCCGATAAAATAGCTCGAATGCTGATAAATCTGCAATAAGCGCTGATAACTAGCTCACTTTCTCGCCAAAAATAGGAATTGACTGTGAATACTGAAGTTTTTCCCGGGAAAGCCGAACCTGGCTGCTTTAATCCCGAACTCAGCTATATGAATGCTGAACTCCGATCCGCGAATGCCGAAACAACCCAAACGAATGCCGAACGACACACCTAATTCAGATCGAAAAATCCCCTACCACATGTGAGGAAAATCGTTTATACTAGAGTCGTCAATTAATTTTGAAAAAAACATACGAATGAGGAGGTCATTCAATGATACCATTTCCAAAACCAACGGTAGAGCAATTTTTTCGCACGAATGTGATTACAGACTTTGCAGTGAGCAGTGATGAAAAACGCCTTATTTTCAGTTCCAATTTAGATGGAAAAGTGAATCTGTGGGCGATGGATTTGCCGGATACCTTTGCCTATCTGTTTGCCCATCATGATGAGTCTGTCAGTTTCATTAAATGCGATCCGGAAAATCGCTATGTGCTTGCGGGATATGATAAAGACGGGGATGAGAATCATCAAATCTATGCCATTCCCCATGAGGGTGGGATCCCACAGCCGCTTATTACTGGAGGCGCAGAGGAGAAATATTATTTTACCCATCTGAGTGAAGATGGAAAACGAATCTACTATATGACATCGGAGGAGAATCCATCGTTTCTGAACGCGCGCATGCGCCATTTGGAGAGTAATGCCGATATATTGTTGAATGAGGGAGAGGTATCCCCCACGCATCTCGTGGCGATATCTGACGATGAAGAATCCTTTGTATACTTACGCATGTTTGCCAATACATATATAACAGGCTTTGTGAAAATGGGGGATACGTCTTATGAGTTAACACCTGATCCAAACAAGGTGCATGTGGTTGGGGATGCTGTTTTTGTCGATGATCAAACGATTTACTTTGTAACAGATTATGAGAGCGAATATAGCTATGTCGCAACATTCGATTTGGATACAAAGGAATTTGAACCTGTTCTTACAATCGAGGAAGAAAGTATCGAATCACTGAAGTGGGACAAGGAAAATATGGTCCTTTATCTGGTCACCGAAAAAGGGGTAGAAGA
It encodes the following:
- the rocF gene encoding arginase gives rise to the protein MQDNMSVIGVPMDLGQSRRGVDMGPSALRYAGAIEKLQELKNDIHDLGDITIARPDTAKAMEESNLKNLKQVIQANEELASTVDKEIEKNRFPVIFGGDHSIAIGSLAGIAKHYENLGVIWYDAHGDLNSSETSPSGNIHGMPLAASLGIGHEKLTNILGYTPKIKPENIVIVGARSLDPGEKELIREKGINVYSMHEIDRIGMSNVMKETIDYLKERTDGIHLSLDLDGLDPSEAPGVGTPVIGGLTYRESHLAMEMIAEADILTSTEIVEVNPILDEKNKTAEVAVGLMGSLFGEKLK
- a CDS encoding aspartyl-phosphate phosphatase Spo0E family protein → MEKVQLLEKIEECRHEMILLTQSHELTSETVIATSEKLDNLINDYQNYAH
- the sigW gene encoding RNA polymerase sigma factor SigW — translated: MEQVIRDKIRQVKKGDQSAFEDVIAFYQDKIYRHCFRMIGNAHEAEDIAQEAFIRAYINIHSFDDRRKFSTWLYRIATNVTIDHIRKRKPDYFLDDKIKGTEGLDMYSRLISNTPSPGEEAESRELQRYIHQEITRLPPKYRSIIILRYIEEFSLQEISNTMDIPLGTVKTRIHRAREALRKKLRYV
- a CDS encoding anti-sigma factor family protein; this translates as MNCHDKAHRLIHTYLDGDLSKAEEKILSSHLEECEACQRHLYELKRTITLLPSTEQVSAPADFTKNVMQKLPAEKKRVTYLRMWKAHPLVVSAALLFIFMISGVFATWHQDSELVVSKQEGLMIEENTVIVPADVTVSGDVYVKNGDLRIDGSVDGNVTLINGRLIEDEPRQGEPLMASVGEVSGELKQIDQFFDWIWYQVEYVFQNVFRF
- the cdaA gene encoding diadenylate cyclase CdaA — protein: MLDGGLNLLNLLRIGVDIALVWYVLYKLLMLIRGTKAIQLLKGIVVVLAVRMVSILFNLQTIEWLTEQAILWGFLLIAILFQPELRRALEQIGRGNIFARSARSEEELIEQNIEAIIQSCKYMAKRRIGALITIERETGMGDYAETGIPINGRLTHQLLTNIFTPNTPLHDGAVIIKRENIVAAACYLPLSESPYISKELGTRHRAAMGVSEVTDSLTIVVSEETGDISCTRNGELRRELDLEDLRKILNENLSLHFKTPERKSWKRKGKKNG
- a CDS encoding CdaR family protein, whose product is MDKWFESKWFVRIIALAFAILLYVTVSIETDTGDEENTLLPEASQETRTLENVPVDVRMDEENYVVSGVPEYVDVTLEGVTRILTPVERQHNFDTFVNLEGLEEGTHEVEIQYEDIPPELSVYIEPKTTEVTIEERATEEFPVTVDFINSDQLAEGFELGDYEVEPASVSITSSRSVIDQIGMVKVFVNVSGLDQSINNREVPVNVYDSQGNELNVRVEPENAVVSADITNPSETVSINVSTTGELPDGYALESLDANMDEVEIFATTDVLDEIESVSTEDIDLSEITESQTIDASLSLPEGAVSETESVEVDVEVDQAQSIEDVPIEIEGLQDGQDATFVEPDNPEMDIRIPSSEADGNEWTAEDFDLSVDVSDLEAGEHTVPVTIEGPDDLPITGEFEEVTVEIT
- the glmM gene encoding phosphoglucosamine mutase; its protein translation is MGKYFGTDGVRGVANKGLTPELAFKLGRFGGYILTRETEKPKIIIGRDTRISGYMLEGALLAGLLSIGAEVMRVGVISTPGVAYLTKATSSQAGIMISASHNPVEDNGIKFFGSDGFKLSDDQENEIERLMDRDDDLPRPVGADIGVVNDYFEGGQKYLSFLKDTVDNDFDGLRIALDCAHGSTSTLATHLFADLEADIVSIGSTPDGLNINDHVGSTHPEKLQEFVREKEADIGLAFDGDGDRLIAVDEKGNIVDGDQIMYICATYMNEKGILKYNTVVSTVMSNIGFYKALEKQGVHSDKTSVGDRYVMEEMRKGGYNLGGEQSGHIIFLDYVTTGDGMLSAIQLVNVMKETGKTLSELAGAMRIFPQVLKNVKVVDKHEALTNDHINREIEAVEKELGDEGRVLVRPSGTEPLVRVMVEAPTKEDCEMYVERVAKVIDDLLGMRE
- a CDS encoding response regulator transcription factor; this translates as MITILTVDDDPHVRELLRFYLQKEGYKTMEASDGEEALQLLEAHSVQLAIVDIMMPNVDGYTLCRDIRTYYDIPVLMVTAKGEITDKEKAYTAGTDDYIVKPFEPKEVLFRVKALLRRFQRLHEEIIHIGSTTVNRKSYEVKSNGTLMILPLKEFELLAQLANYPNRIFTREQLIELVWGNDFEGNDRTVDVHIKRLRERFAENMDFTITTVRGLGYKMEVPD
- a CDS encoding sensor histidine kinase, with translation MRTLYVRIIVTTMAIMIASAIIAFVGTNIYYQHYLKPENDQKVTHIAENIVAIYEENNQQIVPYLTAMTDLGYKFYLVNENGTAQSFGDPFESEEIDHAHIEAVLHGDIYHGIANYPWRPFITGFFDNELSNTIGVPIAVEGVNHALFIRPDSVQQFGEMRIFLAVMLVLTLLFSFLFVLISSRIIVNPIKKLTEATKKIATGNYRMKLDVNRRDEIGKLANDFRQMSDNLERTEEKRQEFVSNVSHEIQSPLTSIQGFSQALHEKDLSEEENVRYLDIIEKESKRLSVLSKQLLTLSFLDSEMESNEMQPLDVAEQLKEVASATQWQWREKEIAIEMNVAPTTVTGDQKLLQQVWMNIVTNAIRYTNSGGTVTLHTIDDKNVVHVIIGDTGIGIAEEDIPQLFDRFYKVDKARTRTENSTGLGLAIAKKIIDLHDGTIRIDSEIGKGSTFTVSLPKP
- a CDS encoding ABC transporter permease; the encoded protein is MFLAIRELMHAKVRYILIGLIMVLIACLIFIISGLAQGLSADNASAIQHLNADYLLIDPDAELDMTTSFIPQEEKEDIAQWNGVEEASSLSIRMMNVSVNDSDQNADVALFVTEAGGMLMPPLSEGRAINDEHEVVVDDSLKQEGVEIGDTLGFGENSERTIVGFVENQRYSHTSVVFAHGGQAENINAIAIQGQEANIEALQDSFDVVTKEEALQGIPSYSQEQGSLNMMIMFLYVIAAFVLAAFFYVITLQKRDQFGVLKALGARTAYLVKNLISQVVLISILCIIIAVGLTLGVAALLPADMPFQLTAGGMLQTALLILLVSIIGAIISLVQVVKIDPIEAIEGAGK
- a CDS encoding ABC transporter ATP-binding protein, giving the protein MTLIMESVSKIYKDGPKEFRALDNVSLEVNRGEFIAIIGPSGSGKSTMLSTAGALLSPSSGRIFLDGENTANLSSKQITNRRLEKIGFVFQAAHLIPYLKVKDQLKVINVIARNKQGERGKELLEHFGLTHRTMNYPSELSGGERQRVAIARALVNDPKLILADEPTASLDSKRGRQVVEMLANEIKTRGKAGIMVTHDERVLDLCDRVITIRDGRLEE